DNA from Serinibacter salmoneus:
GGATCGGGTGCGTGGACTGGTGCTCGGACTCCTGGTGGGGGAGGCGATCGGCAGCACGGAAGGGGGTGGTGCGGGCGGGTCCACCGCGGGCGGAGGTGCCCAGGGCCGCAAGGCCACGGCCAGCACCGCCGGTCTCGGGCTGAGCGCCGCGGCGTTCCCGCTGCGGATCGCCGCGGGCGGGCAACTCGCGTTGGCTACCATCGACGGCTTGGTGCGCGCGGAGGCCTCCATGCACCAAGCCCTCCCACGCGATCAGGTGCAGAAGGTGGCGACCCGAGAGGTGATTCGCGCCTACCGGCGGTGGGCGCTGCGGCGCCAGGAGGCGCCCAGCCGTGGGGTGGCGAACTCCGGGTGGACGGGCCAGGTGCTGGCGCTGCGCGAGCGGCGAGGCTCTTCGCCGTCCACGGTGTACGCGATCCGCGCAGGCAAGCCGAGTACGTCGACCGGATGTCAGGCCCTGGTGCGTTCCCTGCCGTTCGCGGCGTGGAACCGCCCGGGCCCCGAGGCGCTCAAGGCGTCGTGCGCTTTCTCCCACGCCCCCGCAGCCGGGTACGCGGCGCAGGTGGCATGTGAGGTGTTGCGGGTAGCGCTGCGCTCGGACACCGTGGAGCGGGCCGTGGCGCGAGCTCACGAGCTGATCGGGAACCTCGCGATCCTCGCGCAGGTGCGGGAGGCGGCCGCCAGGCAGGTGCGCAGCACGGAGCGTCTCGCTGAGATGGCGCCCGATGCGAGCTCCTGGTCCGCGTTGCAGGGCGGTGTGTACGCGGCGCTGTCCTACCCGGGGCCGGACGAGGTTCTTCGGGCCTTGAGATTCGCCGCCACCGCACCGGACGGCGATTCGGTCGCGGCCGTGGCGGGCGCGTTGCTCGGCGCAGTCCACGGCGTCGCGGCGCTGCCCCGGCGCCTGCAGGATCACCTGCCCGTGGGCTGGGTTGCCGACACTCTGGCCCGCGATCTCGTGCGGCTCAACACCGCGGGCGGGATGAGCGTGATCGCGGAGGGCTCGGCGAGCGCCGCGGCCCGCCTCCGGCGGGCCTACCCCGCGGTGATCGCGAAGGCGGTACCCGCGCCGGGCACGGCCCCGGCTACTCCTCACCCGCCCCGAACTGCCTGAGCGCGCGGGCCAGGGCCGCTCACTCGCTGCGACGATGAGAGGTTGACGCTAGCGATGCCGAGACGCCAACCCTGCCTCCCGATGCCGTAGCATCGTCAAATGCGTCCTAAACCAGTCCAGAAGTCGCTGCAGAGCCGATCTGCTCCTGAGTCTCACGACTCGAAAGCGCTGGACCTCCGTGATCTGCACACTCCGATCACGCCGCGCGTGGCATACCTACTCGTGTTCGGCGCGGCCGCCTACGTCGTCTTGGGTGTGTTGTGGGTGGCTTGGGTGGACGGCGATCAGACAATGGCCGGGCTCGCCGAGCGGGTGCGTGCATGGTCTGGAGGCGGCGCGAAAGGCTTGGGTTCGCTTTCCTTCCTTGCTGTAGTGGCGACACTCGTGGTTGGTCTCTATG
Protein-coding regions in this window:
- a CDS encoding ADP-ribosylglycohydrolase family protein yields the protein MPDVAGLRVKPGELMMMHDDDHEPVGLVAWTHRGRFWRLGGFWQPVPAASAMFYGLTLQVVHEDFVAFYDVLEKTGMLPSPAQTGEYAVPDGAGRGRPARPPRRPFGWAGPAEDRVRGLVLGLLVGEAIGSTEGGGAGGSTAGGGAQGRKATASTAGLGLSAAAFPLRIAAGGQLALATIDGLVRAEASMHQALPRDQVQKVATREVIRAYRRWALRRQEAPSRGVANSGWTGQVLALRERRGSSPSTVYAIRAGKPSTSTGCQALVRSLPFAAWNRPGPEALKASCAFSHAPAAGYAAQVACEVLRVALRSDTVERAVARAHELIGNLAILAQVREAAARQVRSTERLAEMAPDASSWSALQGGVYAALSYPGPDEVLRALRFAATAPDGDSVAAVAGALLGAVHGVAALPRRLQDHLPVGWVADTLARDLVRLNTAGGMSVIAEGSASAAARLRRAYPAVIAKAVPAPGTAPATPHPPRTA